Proteins encoded by one window of Blautia luti:
- a CDS encoding type II toxin-antitoxin system HicA family toxin, with the protein MSKWDKLITRICNLSKDLRFDELRKVLESYGYDMHVPRSGSSHYTFRKSGCMPITIPKHEPIKKVYVEMVREIVESEAKNHEDVE; encoded by the coding sequence ATGTCAAAATGGGATAAACTGATAACACGTATATGTAATTTATCAAAAGATCTTCGGTTTGATGAATTGCGAAAAGTATTGGAAAGTTATGGATATGATATGCATGTTCCGAGAAGTGGGAGCAGTCATTATACATTTAGAAAATCTGGGTGCATGCCTATTACAATACCAAAACATGAGCCGATAAAGAAAGTATATGTAGAAATGGTAAGGGAAATAGTAGAAAGTGAGGCGAAGAATCATGAAGACGTTGAATGA
- a CDS encoding type II toxin-antitoxin system HicB family antitoxin — MKTLNDYMSMSYRMEVVEDKTEGGFVVSYPDLPGCITSGETVESAISNALDAKKAWLEAALEEGVEIHEPDSLEDYSGQFKLRIPRSLHRLLAEHSQREGISMNQYCVYLLSRNDAVFSK, encoded by the coding sequence ATGAAGACGTTGAATGATTATATGTCAATGTCCTATCGTATGGAAGTTGTGGAAGATAAAACCGAAGGAGGATTTGTAGTTTCGTATCCAGATCTCCCTGGTTGCATTACCAGCGGAGAAACAGTGGAAAGTGCAATTTCAAATGCTCTGGATGCAAAAAAAGCATGGCTTGAAGCTGCATTAGAAGAAGGGGTAGAAATCCATGAACCGGATAGCCTTGAAGATTATTCCGGACAGTTTAAGCTGAGAATTCCAAGAAGCCTGCATAGACTACTGGCAGAACATTCTCAGAGAGAGGGAATCAGTATGAATCAGTATTGCGTATATCTTCTTTCGAGGAATGATGCGGTATTCTCAAAATAG
- the trxB gene encoding thioredoxin-disulfide reductase — MNENHVYDMIIVGGGPGGYTSALYAARAGLETIVLEKLSAGGQMSLTWQIDNYPGFENGIDGFSLAEKMQKQAEKYGAKSEYAEVFNMDLAGKLKRVETSSGIYIGKTVVIATGANPRELGLDKEKELIGHGVAYCAACDGMFYKDKIVVVVGGGNSAVSDATLLSRIAKKVIIVHRRDTLRATKIYNDQLMKTENIEFRWNSTVKELLYGERLTGVRLKDTVTGEENIIECDGLFVSIGRKPTIDFLDNQIELDNKGYIVAGEHTETSIPGVYAVGDVRTKLLRQIVTAVADGAMAVHMAEKYIGEM; from the coding sequence ATGAATGAAAATCATGTTTACGATATGATTATCGTGGGAGGAGGACCTGGTGGGTATACATCAGCATTATACGCAGCCAGAGCAGGACTTGAAACAATTGTTTTAGAAAAATTATCTGCAGGTGGCCAGATGTCACTGACATGGCAGATTGATAACTATCCTGGTTTTGAAAATGGAATTGACGGATTTTCATTGGCAGAGAAAATGCAAAAACAGGCGGAAAAATATGGTGCTAAAAGTGAATATGCAGAAGTTTTTAATATGGATTTAGCAGGAAAGCTTAAGAGAGTAGAAACTAGTTCGGGAATTTATATTGGGAAAACAGTAGTGATAGCTACAGGAGCAAATCCAAGAGAACTTGGTCTTGATAAAGAAAAAGAATTGATAGGTCATGGAGTTGCTTATTGTGCCGCCTGTGATGGTATGTTTTATAAAGATAAGATTGTGGTTGTTGTTGGTGGTGGAAATTCTGCTGTATCAGATGCTACTCTTTTAAGTCGAATTGCTAAGAAAGTTATCATTGTTCATCGAAGAGATACATTACGTGCAACAAAAATTTACAATGACCAGCTGATGAAAACTGAAAATATAGAGTTTCGATGGAATAGTACAGTAAAAGAACTGCTTTATGGAGAACGATTGACTGGTGTGCGGTTGAAAGATACAGTTACAGGAGAAGAAAACATTATAGAATGTGACGGCTTGTTTGTGAGCATAGGAAGAAAACCGACAATAGATTTTTTAGATAATCAGATAGAACTGGATAATAAAGGATATATTGTGGCAGGTGAACATACTGAAACAAGTATTCCAGGTGTTTATGCTGTAGGAGATGTCAGAACAAAGTTACTTCGTCAGATAGTAACAGCTGTTGCAGATGGTGCTATGGCAGTACATATGGCAGAAAAATATATAGGGGAAATGTAA
- a CDS encoding thioredoxin family protein: MTSININKEKFGQLINKEKLVLVDFWAPWCGYCRRIGAAYEKISEEYSDILIAGKVNIDEEPHIAEAEKIEIIPTLVLYRDGKAIDSIVAPESKKMIENFINEALEK; this comes from the coding sequence ATGACATCAATAAATATAAATAAAGAAAAGTTTGGACAATTAATTAATAAGGAAAAACTGGTTTTGGTTGATTTCTGGGCACCTTGGTGTGGTTATTGCCGTAGAATTGGAGCAGCTTATGAAAAAATAAGTGAAGAATACAGCGATATTCTTATTGCAGGAAAAGTAAATATTGATGAAGAACCACATATTGCAGAAGCTGAAAAGATTGAGATAATTCCTACGCTGGTTTTATATCGAGATGGAAAGGCAATAGATTCTATTGTTGCACCCGAATCAAAAAAAATGATAGAAAACTTTATTAATGAAGCTTTGGAAAAATAA
- a CDS encoding NifB/NifX family molybdenum-iron cluster-binding protein, which produces MPRPVKCRKICHFPNTLEFFPADNTEKKTPIVLTVDEYETIRLLDKKGYSQEQCAASMQVARTTVQRIYEIARKKIADALIDGHPLRIEGGDIRICDGQNSNCSFGGCYKQEIYQKYAAEKGEGIMRIAVTYENGQIFQHFGHTETFKIYDVEEGKVVHSEVVDTNGSGHGALAGVLNALNADVLICGGIGGGAQTALAAAGIKLFGGVSGDADEAVEAFINETLDYNPDVKCSHHEHSHGEGHTCGEHGCGSHSCH; this is translated from the coding sequence ATGCCGAGACCAGTAAAGTGCAGAAAAATCTGTCATTTTCCCAATACTTTAGAATTTTTCCCGGCAGATAATACTGAGAAAAAAACACCCATTGTTCTGACGGTAGATGAGTATGAGACAATTCGTCTTTTGGACAAGAAAGGTTATAGTCAGGAGCAGTGTGCAGCATCTATGCAAGTCGCAAGAACAACTGTTCAACGAATTTACGAGATTGCCCGGAAGAAAATAGCAGATGCACTCATTGATGGACATCCGCTTAGAATCGAGGGTGGGGATATAAGAATCTGTGACGGTCAGAACAGCAACTGTAGCTTTGGAGGATGTTACAAACAGGAAATTTACCAAAAATATGCAGCAGAAAAAGGAGAAGGTATCATGAGAATAGCAGTAACATATGAAAATGGACAGATTTTCCAGCACTTTGGACACACAGAGACATTTAAGATTTACGATGTAGAGGAAGGAAAAGTAGTACATTCAGAAGTAGTAGATACGAATGGAAGCGGACATGGTGCATTGGCGGGAGTTCTTAATGCATTGAATGCAGATGTACTGATCTGTGGTGGAATCGGAGGCGGTGCACAGACAGCATTAGCGGCAGCCGGTATTAAGCTTTTCGGAGGAGTTTCCGGAGATGCGGATGAAGCAGTAGAAGCCTTTATTAATGAAACACTGGATTACAATCCGGATGTGAAGTGCTCTCACCATGAGCACAGCCACGGGGAAGGACATACCTGTGGTGAGCACGGATGTGGAAGCCATAGCTGTCATTAA
- a CDS encoding 4Fe-4S binding protein → MKKKKHWYDYLWIWAIIYFALGFFNILFAWFGMIDFLVPLGIAIFGGNKFFCNHLCGRGQLFSKFGGDLKCSRNKPTPRWMSSKWFRYGFLIFFLTMFGNMVFQTYLVGAGASSLREAIKLFWTFRVPWGWTYTAGTVADWVAQFSFGFYSLMLTSLLLGLIVMVLYKPRTWCTFCPMGTMTQGIYKLKNNENK, encoded by the coding sequence TGGTATGATTATTTATGGATATGGGCGATCATTTATTTTGCTCTCGGTTTTTTTAATATTTTGTTCGCTTGGTTTGGGATGATTGATTTCTTGGTGCCGTTAGGAATAGCAATATTCGGTGGAAATAAATTTTTCTGTAATCATTTGTGTGGACGAGGCCAGCTTTTTAGTAAGTTTGGAGGAGATTTAAAATGCTCAAGAAATAAACCAACCCCGCGATGGATGAGTTCAAAATGGTTCCGATATGGCTTTTTGATATTTTTCCTTACAATGTTTGGGAATATGGTATTTCAGACATATTTAGTTGGTGCCGGAGCATCTTCCTTGCGTGAAGCCATCAAACTATTCTGGACATTCCGTGTTCCATGGGGATGGACATACACTGCAGGAACAGTAGCTGATTGGGTGGCACAGTTTAGTTTTGGATTTTATAGTTTGATGCTTACATCGCTGCTGTTAGGGTTGATTGTAATGGTGTTATATAAGCCACGAACCTGGTGTACATTTTGTCCAATGGGAACAATGACGCAAGGCATCTATAAATTAAAAAATAATGAAAATAAGTAA